A stretch of Brassica rapa cultivar Chiifu-401-42 chromosome A08, CAAS_Brap_v3.01, whole genome shotgun sequence DNA encodes these proteins:
- the LOC103833141 gene encoding uncharacterized protein LOC103833141, whose translation MPETDLSFGRSLLSLRRDQVHLMDPTEPMSMEVELDSFQRQVAEKFIDLNASANDDELLSLEWIGKLLDSFLCCQEEFRVIIFNHKSQLLKQPMDRLIEDYFERSVKALDVCNAIRDGIELIGQWQKLIEIVLCALDASHGQLGEGEIHRAKKALIDLAIGMLDEKDSSNSLAQRNRSFTRNKDNNQHTGYLRSLSWSVSRSWSAAKQLQGIGNNLATPRASDVMATNGLALTVYTMTSILLFVMWVLVAAIPCQDRGLQVHFYFPRHFQWAVPVMSLHDKIMDESKKRDKKKACGLLKEINLMEKNTRMLSELIDSDNFSLTDDNALEVKERVEELMQVRESMKEGLDPFERKVRDVFHRIVRSRTEALDSLGKVHDQE comes from the coding sequence ATGCCAGAGACGGATTTATCGTTTGGAAGGTCATTACTAAGTTTGCGTCGGGACCAAGTGCACTTAATGGACCCAACTGAGCCTATGAGCATGGAGGTGGAGTTAGATTCTTTTCAGAGACAAGTTGCTGAGAAATTTATTGATCTCAACGCCTCTGCGAATGACGATGAGCTCCTCTCACTTGAATGGATAGGAAAACTTCTTGATTCGTTTCTTTGTTGCCAAGAAGAATTTCGAGTTATAATATTCAACCACAAGTCTCAGCTTCTCAAACAGCCAATGGACCGTTTGATAGAAGATTATTTCGAGAGGAGCGTCAAAGCTCTTGATGTTTGCAATGCAATTCGTGATGGGATCGAGCTGATCGGGCAATGGCAAAAACTAATTGAAATCGTACTATGCGCTTTGGACGCGAGCCATGGACAGCTCGGTGAAGGAGAAATCCACCGTGCTAAGAAAGCATTGATTGATTTAGCCATTGGGATGCTAGATGAGAAAGATTCTTCTAACTCGTTAGCCCAGCGTAACCGTTCTTTCACACGTAACAAGGACAATAATCAACACACTGGCTATTTAAGGTCACTGTCTTGGAGCGTGTCACGGTCTTGGTCAGCCGCAAAGCAGTTACAAGGGATAGGCAATAACTTGGCCACACCTCGAGCCAGCGATGTCATGGCTACTAATGGTCTAGCCCTAACGGTCTACACAATGACATCGATATTGTTGTTTGTTATGTGGGTTCTTGTAGCCGCTATCCCTTGCCAAGACCGTGGTTTACAAGTGCATTTTTACTTCCCAAGGCATTTCCAATGGGCAGTACCAGTGATGTCCTTGCACGATAAGATCATGGATGAATCAAAGAAAAGAGATAAAAAGAAAGCATGTGGATTGCTTAAAGAGATTAATCTAATGGAGAAAAACACGAGAATGTTAAGTGAACTGATTGATTCAGATAACTTCTCATTAACCGATGATAATGCGTTAGAAGTGAAGGAGAGAGTGGAAGAGTTGATGCAAGTACGTGAATCTATGAAAGAAGGTTTGGATCCATTCGAAAGGAAAGTTAGAGACGTTTTCCACAGGATAGTTCGTAGCCGCACTGAGGCTCTTGATTCCCTTGGAAAGGTTCATGATCAAGAATAG